In a single window of the Acidobacteriota bacterium genome:
- a CDS encoding FAD/NAD(P)-binding protein → MKRITIIGGGASGILLALNILKLGSDEPVTLNLVERSSRLGRGVAFGTENELHLLNVPAGRMGAFADDVGHFHKWLQERELPYGPDYFVPRVLFGEYLRSIFATQIADGMNGVQLNLVDDEAIGLSPNSASADVILRSGEVLPSDKVVLAFGNFDPPHPNVPDLGFTAVPKYFGSPWDRTITEKISPDDSVLIIGTGLSMVDVVIQLTARGQKGRIYAISTRGLLPARHKLGFTYPSFYDEIKGNTRITDILKTVRRHIRTAHATGSNWRAVIDRLRPHTQQIWMDLPTNEKRYFMQHLSRYWNVARHRMPAEVGNVLDELQKYGKLAILKGRLKDITYTDGVFDTEFSVVGERHHIQTNAIVNCIGSECDYSKLDSDLVRDLLDKGVVCRDELCLGLEATPDGSLIDNGGKPSNVVFTLGTAMKGILWESTAIPEIRGQAHGLAQRLVRE, encoded by the coding sequence ATGAAAAGGATCACTATTATCGGCGGCGGTGCGAGCGGCATATTGTTGGCTCTCAACATTTTGAAACTCGGTTCCGACGAACCGGTCACCCTCAATCTGGTCGAGCGGTCCTCACGGCTTGGCCGCGGCGTGGCATTCGGAACGGAGAATGAACTCCATCTGCTTAATGTCCCCGCCGGAAGGATGGGGGCGTTCGCCGATGATGTCGGACATTTTCACAAATGGCTGCAGGAACGAGAACTCCCCTATGGCCCTGACTATTTCGTTCCTCGGGTCCTTTTTGGCGAGTATCTCCGGTCGATCTTTGCAACGCAGATCGCCGACGGTATGAACGGCGTTCAGCTGAACCTAGTTGACGACGAGGCGATCGGTCTGTCGCCGAATTCTGCCTCGGCAGACGTGATACTACGCTCCGGGGAAGTTCTCCCCTCGGACAAGGTCGTGCTCGCGTTCGGCAATTTCGACCCGCCGCATCCGAATGTCCCGGATCTCGGCTTTACCGCAGTCCCAAAATATTTCGGAAGTCCGTGGGACAGAACCATCACGGAAAAGATCTCACCCGACGATTCGGTACTAATTATCGGTACAGGACTTTCGATGGTCGATGTGGTCATTCAGCTGACCGCACGCGGCCAAAAAGGCAGGATCTATGCGATCTCGACGCGCGGGCTATTGCCGGCACGGCACAAACTGGGCTTTACATATCCGTCGTTTTACGACGAGATAAAAGGAAATACGCGGATCACTGACATATTGAAAACCGTCCGCCGCCACATTCGAACCGCGCACGCCACCGGCAGTAACTGGCGTGCGGTCATCGACAGATTGCGGCCGCACACGCAGCAGATCTGGATGGACCTGCCGACGAATGAAAAGCGGTATTTCATGCAGCATCTCAGCCGTTATTGGAATGTCGCCCGTCATCGCATGCCGGCTGAGGTAGGCAACGTTCTGGACGAACTGCAGAAATACGGCAAGCTCGCGATTCTGAAAGGACGGCTAAAGGACATAACTTACACCGACGGCGTGTTTGACACAGAGTTTTCCGTAGTTGGCGAGCGGCACCACATTCAAACCAACGCCATTGTTAACTGCATTGGTTCGGAATGCGATTATTCCAAGCTCGATTCCGACCTCGTCCGCGACCTGTTGGACAAAGGCGTGGTATGCCGCGACGAACTTTGTCTGGGGCTTGAGGCGACGCCGGACGGTAGCCTGATAGACAATGGCGGGAAGCCATCCAACGTAGTATTCACACTAGGAACGGCGATGAAAGGAATATTGTGGGAATCTACCGCCATTCCCGAGATACGCGGACAGGCTCACGGGCTTGCACAGAGGCTGGTTCGGGAATAA
- a CDS encoding HAMP domain-containing protein, with product MKLFVKIFLWFLLAIFATIGVMTYITRTFQTEPMSSRMERSRRNQMTIFSGTATQIAAAEGEAGLRAFLTRLRDTDPPRKVDLVETNGSLWFGDSGEMAGSADVVSRALSSGVIELQSDEEKALGAAPVDFPDGRRLVLVIQWDRQAPPALFFGSTTGYLRLAGLIATAIIACILLAFYITSPIRKLREAAKRLAEGDLATRVAGKIGRRRDEISDLAREFDRMTERIESLINNQVRLNRDISHELRSPLARMNVALEIARSKANPETTPILNRIESESERLNDMIGRLLTLAKLESGSHDIESLRIDLDELVKDVAADADFEARGKGRYVNVSKADHCVVLGSENLLRSAVENVLRNAVRYTKEGTAVDVSVVRQNGKAVVTVADHGGGVPEDELKNLFRPFYRVGEDRTRSTGGIGLGLAIAERAVNAHKGAISARNENGGLVVEIKVDAVKNGNN from the coding sequence ATGAAGCTTTTCGTAAAGATCTTTCTCTGGTTTTTGCTCGCCATCTTCGCGACGATCGGCGTGATGACCTACATTACCCGCACCTTTCAGACCGAGCCGATGTCGAGCCGCATGGAACGCTCGCGGCGTAATCAGATGACGATCTTCAGCGGAACGGCGACACAGATCGCCGCCGCAGAAGGCGAGGCCGGCCTTAGGGCGTTTTTGACAAGGCTTCGCGACACAGATCCGCCGCGAAAAGTAGATCTGGTAGAGACGAACGGCAGCCTTTGGTTTGGTGACAGCGGCGAAATGGCAGGTTCGGCGGACGTTGTCAGCCGTGCGCTCTCGTCGGGCGTTATCGAATTGCAGTCTGACGAAGAAAAGGCTCTCGGCGCAGCTCCCGTGGATTTTCCCGATGGGCGCCGTTTGGTGCTCGTCATTCAATGGGACCGTCAGGCACCGCCGGCGTTGTTCTTCGGTTCGACGACGGGTTATTTGCGTCTTGCCGGACTTATCGCGACCGCGATCATTGCGTGCATACTTCTCGCGTTCTACATCACTTCGCCTATCCGCAAACTGCGTGAGGCGGCGAAAAGGCTTGCCGAGGGCGACCTTGCGACGCGAGTCGCCGGCAAGATCGGCCGCCGGCGAGACGAGATCTCGGACCTTGCCCGCGAATTTGACAGAATGACCGAGCGGATCGAATCGCTCATAAACAATCAAGTGCGTTTGAACCGAGATATATCGCACGAGCTTCGTTCGCCGTTGGCTCGAATGAATGTCGCCCTGGAGATCGCGCGATCCAAGGCTAACCCTGAAACAACGCCGATCCTGAACCGTATCGAATCAGAATCCGAGCGGCTTAATGATATGATCGGCCGTCTGTTGACGCTCGCGAAATTGGAAAGCGGCTCTCACGACATTGAGAGCCTGCGTATCGACCTGGACGAACTTGTTAAGGACGTCGCCGCTGACGCCGATTTTGAGGCTCGAGGAAAGGGTCGCTACGTTAACGTGTCAAAGGCCGATCATTGCGTTGTCCTCGGTAGTGAAAATCTGCTTCGAAGTGCCGTTGAAAATGTGTTGAGGAACGCCGTGCGCTATACAAAAGAGGGTACGGCGGTCGATGTTTCGGTCGTACGGCAGAATGGCAAGGCAGTGGTCACGGTCGCCGATCACGGCGGCGGCGTGCCTGAAGATGAACTGAAAAATCTCTTCCGCCCGTTCTATCGTGTAGGAGAGGACAGAACCCGCAGCACGGGCGGGATAGGTTTAGGACTTGCCATTGCAGAGCGTGCGGTAAATGCTCACAAGGGAGCAATTTCCGCACGCAACGAGAACGGCGGCCTTGTCGTAGAGATCAAGGTCGATGCCGTTAAGAACGGAAACAATTAA
- a CDS encoding aminopeptidase P family protein: MKFIASALVFTFLAFAPFAVEARDPASPIRITPAAPKFTDAERHAELAKRRAAVAAKMADNSVLVMFAAEPKIYAKNVNYHYRQENNFYYLTALKQTGSTLVMRKTAGRVSEVIYLPRRNASRETWDGKMYSHEDARRLSGIQQIIDASEQPAVLNAIAEKRDATIQNVYMVLPSSEDDGTGMKEFDREHAFSKRLAGDKVTNLQPIFAELRLVKSPYEIKLLQHAVDITMEAQGRAMATIGRANYEYEVQAEVEYTFRRRNADYWGYPSIVGCGPNATTLHYVESQGEVKQGDLMLLDVGAEYENYTADVTRTFPVNGKFTKEQAEIYQIVYDAQEAVAAATKPGVSFFQLTSIAQNVIKEGLFKLGLTTDKDSAQFRIWFMHGLGHWLGMNVHDVGSYSGPLATGMVFTNEPGIYIREDALDNLPDTPDMKAFKEKVRPAFEKYKNIGVRIEDDLLVTPTGVKWMTGDLPRTIADIEKFMAAAPKHVQLSRRFDERTKNVFTAAMH, translated from the coding sequence ATGAAATTTATCGCTTCTGCTCTGGTTTTCACGTTTCTTGCGTTTGCTCCGTTCGCGGTCGAGGCTCGCGATCCCGCGAGTCCGATCCGCATTACGCCGGCGGCGCCGAAATTCACCGACGCCGAGCGGCATGCCGAACTTGCAAAACGCCGTGCAGCGGTCGCCGCAAAGATGGCGGACAACAGCGTTCTGGTGATGTTCGCGGCCGAGCCGAAGATCTACGCGAAGAACGTGAATTATCATTACCGGCAGGAGAATAACTTCTATTACCTGACCGCTCTGAAACAGACGGGCTCGACTCTGGTCATGCGAAAAACTGCCGGCAGAGTGTCCGAAGTCATCTATTTGCCGCGCCGCAACGCTTCACGCGAGACATGGGACGGAAAGATGTACTCGCACGAAGACGCCCGCCGTCTTTCGGGGATTCAACAGATCATTGACGCCTCGGAACAGCCTGCGGTGCTGAACGCCATCGCGGAAAAACGCGATGCCACAATACAGAACGTTTATATGGTGCTGCCGTCGAGCGAGGACGACGGCACGGGAATGAAGGAATTCGACCGCGAGCACGCATTCTCAAAACGCCTTGCCGGCGATAAGGTAACGAACCTGCAGCCGATCTTTGCAGAACTTCGACTCGTCAAATCGCCATATGAGATCAAGCTGCTTCAGCACGCCGTCGATATCACGATGGAAGCTCAGGGACGCGCGATGGCAACTATCGGACGTGCGAATTACGAATACGAAGTGCAGGCGGAGGTCGAATACACATTCCGCCGCCGCAACGCTGACTATTGGGGCTATCCTTCCATCGTCGGCTGCGGCCCGAACGCCACGACGCTGCATTATGTCGAATCGCAGGGCGAGGTCAAACAGGGCGACCTGATGCTGCTCGACGTCGGCGCGGAATATGAAAATTACACCGCCGACGTGACCCGCACATTTCCCGTGAACGGCAAATTCACAAAAGAACAGGCCGAAATATATCAGATAGTTTACGACGCTCAAGAAGCGGTCGCCGCCGCGACGAAGCCGGGCGTTTCGTTCTTTCAACTTACGTCTATCGCTCAAAATGTCATCAAAGAAGGACTCTTCAAGCTCGGCCTGACCACCGATAAGGATTCCGCACAATTCCGTATCTGGTTCATGCACGGCCTCGGCCATTGGCTCGGCATGAACGTCCACGACGTCGGTTCGTATTCAGGGCCGCTGGCTACCGGGATGGTCTTTACGAACGAGCCGGGCATCTACATTCGCGAGGACGCACTCGATAATCTGCCCGACACTCCGGACATGAAGGCTTTCAAGGAAAAAGTAAGGCCGGCATTCGAGAAGTACAAGAACATCGGCGTCCGTATCGAGGACGACCTGCTCGTCACTCCGACGGGCGTCAAATGGATGACCGGCGACCTGCCGCGCACGATAGCTGATATTGAAAAATTCATGGCAGCCGCTCCGAAGCACGTGCAGCTTAGCCGCCGCTTTGATGAACGCACCAAGAATGTATTCACCGCGGCGATGCACTGA
- a CDS encoding tetratricopeptide repeat protein, with the protein MKNHRLVTVALSIIFLLAAIASAQDGKAIFDQALADLRAGKCESAIAGFRRVQQLMPNEPSAPFNIGLCYFELKQYQNAINDFQAAIRIKADVPEYYRWLGSSYYELKRYNEAIAAYRDAVRLRPQYTDARLFMANALDYAGKYTEAIAEYRKILDYDPNNASVYREMGIAHELQKNFPLAAKDLERSMELDAQNSVTPYRLGVVYNELKRPADATKMFEKAIALGHKTGWAHYELGENYYDLKRFDDALRMYQEATRLNPSNASAYKSAGDVLNELKRYPEAKAAFNNAIRIDPRFTTAHLGLGNSFYNDRKYTEAIPHYKKTVEISPTYQQGWLYLADAYYNTNQMPLALETYNKVLSLNQQHAGATYGVGIVYRAQGRLDLARQQKIKLDALDKALAERLQKLIDTPLN; encoded by the coding sequence ATGAAGAACCATCGCCTTGTAACCGTCGCTCTTTCGATCATTTTCTTGCTTGCAGCAATTGCGTCCGCCCAGGATGGAAAAGCTATTTTTGACCAAGCGCTCGCAGATCTGCGTGCCGGCAAATGTGAGTCCGCAATTGCAGGATTCCGCCGTGTTCAGCAGCTGATGCCGAATGAACCCTCGGCTCCTTTCAACATCGGCCTGTGCTATTTCGAATTGAAACAGTATCAGAATGCGATCAATGATTTTCAGGCAGCAATTCGGATAAAGGCCGACGTCCCCGAATACTATCGCTGGCTCGGCAGCAGCTATTACGAACTGAAACGATATAACGAAGCGATTGCGGCTTATAGAGACGCGGTACGCCTCAGGCCGCAATACACGGACGCGCGGCTTTTCATGGCGAATGCACTTGACTATGCCGGCAAGTACACGGAAGCGATAGCAGAGTACCGCAAGATTCTCGATTACGACCCTAACAACGCGAGCGTTTATCGCGAAATGGGGATCGCCCACGAACTTCAGAAGAATTTTCCACTCGCTGCTAAAGATCTCGAGAGGTCGATGGAACTCGACGCGCAGAACAGCGTGACGCCATATCGACTGGGCGTAGTTTACAATGAACTCAAGCGGCCCGCCGATGCGACAAAGATGTTCGAAAAGGCGATCGCACTTGGCCACAAGACCGGCTGGGCACATTATGAACTCGGCGAGAATTACTACGACCTTAAACGCTTTGACGATGCTCTCAGAATGTACCAGGAAGCGACCAGGCTCAACCCGTCGAACGCATCAGCGTACAAATCCGCGGGCGACGTCTTGAACGAGCTAAAACGTTATCCGGAGGCTAAGGCTGCCTTCAACAACGCGATCAGGATCGATCCCAGGTTCACGACGGCTCATTTAGGGCTCGGCAATTCGTTCTATAATGACCGGAAATATACCGAGGCCATACCGCATTACAAAAAGACTGTCGAGATCAGTCCGACTTACCAGCAGGGCTGGCTTTACCTCGCGGATGCATACTACAACACGAACCAGATGCCGCTTGCCCTGGAAACATACAACAAGGTCCTGTCACTGAATCAGCAGCATGCAGGCGCCACTTACGGCGTCGGCATAGTTTACAGGGCGCAAGGAAGGCTTGATCTCGCTAGGCAGCAGAAGATCAAATTGGATGCATTGGACAAGGCTCTGGCCGAAAGGCTGCAAAAGCTGATCGACACACCTCTGAACTAA
- a CDS encoding diacylglycerol kinase family lipid kinase, translating to MPNEIQNGDNSLPLIIVNPHSAGGSTREKWAGMASDIRAHFGPFSIAFTKGPGDAVSIAERAANSGRKFIIACGGDGTANETANGILRSGKDVEFGIIPSGTGGDFRRALGLPLSTRETAAALRTGVTRKIDVGKVTFTAHDGSDAERYFLNVSSVGLAASILERVKASKAASWLPIESLRGTVNYAVSTLKEIAELEPFAVRVQFDDKEPRTIQSIALCVANSRYFGGGMMIAPEARLNDGLFDVVNIGDIGTARILLNSYTLYRGTHLGLSEVGSTLARRIYVESSDGSEIHIETDGELPGRLPAIYEIIPNALKVRIPK from the coding sequence ATGCCGAACGAAATTCAAAACGGCGACAATTCCCTGCCGCTTATCATCGTCAACCCGCATTCCGCGGGCGGTTCGACCCGTGAAAAATGGGCCGGCATGGCGAGCGATATTCGCGCTCATTTTGGGCCGTTCAGCATCGCTTTCACAAAAGGCCCCGGCGACGCCGTTTCTATTGCGGAACGAGCAGCAAATTCCGGCAGAAAATTCATCATCGCATGCGGCGGCGATGGCACAGCGAACGAGACGGCGAACGGCATTCTACGTTCAGGCAAAGACGTCGAATTCGGCATAATTCCATCGGGAACCGGCGGCGACTTTCGACGTGCGCTCGGATTGCCGTTGTCCACTCGCGAGACGGCCGCTGCTCTACGAACGGGCGTCACACGAAAGATCGACGTCGGCAAAGTGACCTTTACGGCACACGACGGCAGCGACGCGGAACGCTATTTCCTGAACGTGTCGTCTGTCGGCCTCGCAGCTTCAATTCTCGAACGTGTAAAAGCATCGAAAGCCGCGTCGTGGCTGCCGATCGAAAGCCTTCGCGGGACGGTGAATTACGCCGTATCGACGCTGAAGGAGATCGCGGAACTCGAGCCTTTCGCGGTACGTGTGCAGTTTGATGACAAAGAACCGCGAACAATTCAAAGTATCGCTTTGTGCGTCGCAAATTCGCGGTACTTCGGCGGAGGAATGATGATCGCCCCTGAGGCTCGGCTGAATGACGGCCTTTTTGATGTCGTGAACATCGGCGACATCGGCACCGCACGTATTCTGCTCAATTCCTACACGCTCTATCGCGGCACTCATCTCGGCCTCAGCGAGGTCGGTTCAACACTCGCTCGTCGCATTTATGTAGAATCATCGGACGGCAGCGAAATTCACATCGAAACCGACGGCGAACTTCCCGGACGCTTGCCCGCAATCTACGAGATCATTCCGAATGCATTGAAAGTGCGGATTCCCAAGTGA
- a CDS encoding DUF2490 domain-containing protein, producing the protein MQISIPVSEKVDLQLLATARFGKNITRFEHGRIGAGVAIDLGKGFSAGANYQLIESRNAVSRFFTEHRYTIRGGYNFPVKKIGLSHRSTYEYQSRRLGNFWRYRAAVTVEKKLPENWIKDSKLFITEEVFYVSVAGRFSRNRISAGISRKVNNHLTLDVYYMRQNDGTSRTGDLHVLGTTWRIKTK; encoded by the coding sequence TTGCAGATAAGTATTCCTGTCAGTGAAAAGGTTGACCTGCAGCTGCTTGCGACGGCACGATTTGGGAAGAACATCACCCGTTTCGAACATGGACGCATCGGTGCAGGTGTCGCGATCGATCTAGGCAAAGGCTTCTCTGCCGGAGCTAATTACCAGCTGATCGAATCTCGCAATGCGGTTTCACGGTTTTTCACCGAACACCGATACACAATTCGCGGTGGCTACAATTTTCCGGTCAAAAAGATCGGCCTGTCACATCGCAGCACCTACGAATACCAAAGCCGCAGGCTCGGGAATTTCTGGCGCTACCGTGCTGCTGTGACCGTCGAAAAGAAACTCCCTGAAAACTGGATCAAAGATTCAAAACTGTTCATAACGGAAGAAGTGTTCTACGTCTCTGTCGCCGGAAGGTTCTCGCGGAATCGCATCAGCGCCGGCATCAGCAGAAAGGTAAATAACCATCTCACACTAGATGTCTATTACATGCGGCAGAACGACGGCACCTCACGGACGGGCGATCTGCATGTCTTAGGGACAACGTGGCGGATCAAAACGAAGTGA
- a CDS encoding AMP-binding protein: MSRTFCQRLVDSFETHSDRVAMRIVGTDDATYTFGESLRIMRSVAYRLDQEGVGRGDRVALIGENHPKWAICYLASIYNRSVIVPMDPHGEIETITNFIENSEAKVAFLSPDQTERFQQIEERLGRKVPAVVWQTNGEPSMNGFQRFEDWAETPFPGEYAATVPETDEKDIALLMYTSGTTGTPKGVPLTHGNIVAELAGVDPVLSITPDDRILSLLPLFHAYLQIVNLWVAATYGVEVGYLKELTPAELSDAMKRFKPTMLTTVPRLWYVFHKKIFDAIAAKPAPVRALVSGMLRTNGAMRDMFGINLGKKLFREVHEGFGGELHRAISAGSRFDADVALDFHRLGFTILQGYGLTETSGAATATYENDNRVGSVGKPMHGAEIKIEGADAEGVGEVLIRGPMVFSGYYQNPEATADSFTADGWFRSGDLGKLVDGHLYIVGRAKDVIVLSSGKNVHPEDLEVHYLKCPLVAELAVVGIADESEARAGAEKLAAVVVPDFDYLRLEKIANSKEAIRHALDNLGRELPEYQRVRDYIIRAEPLPRTATRKIKRFQLKKEIESGVIAGEARETKAWTLTDADKLRMASPTARAVESAIRNNAKDVDIVHPAMNLEIDLGLDSLARAETFAALEQAFGVEFDGEEAAAAITVDSVVALIEKHTGGEQRDVNVDLNWGKIVRDADEDLPEVRSVLKNRPLFATFAYLVMRGFYVFCKGFMRLEVHGRDNLDIASREGRAFLICPNHQSFLDPFVLTSTYRFRLFKNFFHVGASEFFEGSLMQRVAKLLYVVPVNPDTELMRAMKAGAIGLKSGRVLNIYPEGERAFDGELHEFKKGAAILATELDLPIVPVALDGLQNVWARKSWKIRPAKVKIRIGEPFYAKDILGDQLVSGDEKAYELVTAHLKSTIAGMIADLRK; the protein is encoded by the coding sequence ATGTCGCGCACATTCTGCCAAAGGCTCGTTGATTCATTCGAAACGCATTCCGACCGTGTCGCGATGCGCATCGTCGGGACCGATGATGCGACATACACCTTTGGCGAATCGCTGCGGATTATGCGTTCGGTCGCTTACCGTCTTGACCAGGAAGGTGTGGGCCGCGGCGACCGCGTCGCATTGATCGGCGAGAATCATCCGAAATGGGCCATTTGCTATCTTGCGTCCATCTACAACCGCTCCGTCATCGTCCCGATGGACCCGCACGGCGAGATCGAGACGATCACGAATTTTATAGAAAATTCTGAAGCAAAGGTCGCTTTCCTTTCACCCGATCAGACAGAACGTTTTCAGCAAATAGAAGAACGCCTTGGGCGAAAGGTTCCGGCGGTCGTTTGGCAGACGAACGGCGAGCCCTCGATGAATGGCTTTCAAAGATTTGAAGATTGGGCGGAAACGCCATTCCCCGGCGAATACGCGGCAACGGTGCCGGAAACCGACGAAAAGGACATCGCACTGCTGATGTACACCAGCGGAACGACCGGCACGCCGAAAGGCGTTCCGCTGACGCACGGCAACATCGTCGCCGAACTTGCCGGCGTCGATCCCGTGCTCAGCATTACACCCGATGATCGCATTCTAAGTCTTCTGCCGCTTTTTCACGCCTATTTACAGATAGTAAACCTCTGGGTCGCAGCGACTTACGGTGTGGAGGTCGGCTATTTGAAGGAACTGACGCCCGCTGAATTGTCGGACGCGATGAAGCGTTTCAAGCCGACAATGCTCACCACAGTACCGCGGCTCTGGTACGTATTTCACAAGAAGATCTTCGACGCCATCGCCGCGAAACCGGCTCCTGTCCGGGCACTGGTGAGTGGCATGCTCAGAACGAACGGTGCGATGCGCGATATGTTCGGCATCAATCTCGGCAAGAAATTATTCCGCGAGGTTCACGAAGGCTTTGGCGGTGAACTTCACCGAGCGATATCCGCCGGCTCTCGTTTTGACGCGGACGTAGCGCTGGATTTTCATCGCCTCGGCTTCACTATCCTGCAGGGCTACGGCCTGACCGAGACCAGCGGAGCGGCGACCGCTACTTATGAGAACGACAACCGCGTCGGCAGCGTCGGAAAGCCGATGCACGGTGCCGAAATTAAGATCGAAGGTGCGGATGCCGAAGGCGTCGGCGAGGTGCTGATACGCGGGCCGATGGTATTTTCGGGTTATTATCAGAACCCGGAAGCGACCGCCGATTCTTTCACCGCGGACGGCTGGTTCCGTTCCGGCGACCTCGGTAAACTGGTTGACGGCCATCTTTACATCGTTGGGCGTGCGAAGGACGTGATAGTGCTTTCGTCGGGCAAAAACGTCCACCCCGAAGACCTCGAAGTTCACTATCTCAAATGCCCGCTCGTCGCTGAGCTTGCGGTGGTAGGCATCGCTGACGAGAGCGAAGCACGTGCGGGAGCAGAAAAGCTCGCTGCCGTTGTGGTACCTGATTTTGACTACCTGCGGCTTGAAAAGATCGCAAATTCTAAAGAAGCCATCCGCCACGCTTTGGACAATCTCGGCCGCGAACTGCCGGAATATCAGCGCGTTCGCGACTATATCATTCGTGCCGAACCGCTGCCGCGAACCGCTACGCGAAAGATCAAGCGTTTTCAATTGAAAAAGGAGATCGAATCGGGTGTGATCGCCGGCGAGGCACGCGAGACAAAGGCCTGGACATTGACCGACGCCGACAAGCTGCGAATGGCATCGCCGACCGCCCGTGCGGTTGAATCCGCGATACGCAACAACGCTAAAGACGTGGACATTGTCCATCCCGCAATGAATCTCGAGATAGACCTCGGCCTCGACAGCCTGGCTCGTGCGGAAACCTTTGCGGCGTTGGAACAGGCGTTCGGTGTGGAATTTGACGGCGAGGAGGCGGCCGCCGCGATAACCGTGGACAGTGTGGTCGCCCTGATCGAGAAACATACAGGCGGCGAACAACGCGATGTCAACGTCGATCTGAACTGGGGCAAGATCGTCCGTGACGCCGACGAGGACCTGCCTGAGGTGCGATCCGTACTGAAGAACCGACCTTTGTTCGCAACATTCGCCTACTTAGTGATGCGCGGATTTTACGTATTCTGCAAGGGATTCATGCGTCTGGAGGTCCATGGCCGCGATAACCTCGACATTGCTTCGCGCGAAGGCAGGGCTTTCCTGATATGTCCGAATCATCAGAGCTTCCTAGACCCTTTCGTGCTGACCTCGACATATAGGTTTCGGCTTTTCAAGAATTTCTTCCACGTCGGCGCCAGCGAATTCTTTGAAGGGTCACTCATGCAGCGCGTCGCAAAGCTTCTCTATGTCGTACCGGTAAATCCGGACACTGAGCTTATGCGCGCCATGAAGGCAGGTGCTATTGGGTTGAAAAGCGGCCGGGTTCTGAACATTTATCCCGAAGGCGAACGTGCATTCGATGGTGAGCTGCACGAATTCAAGAAGGGCGCCGCTATACTTGCGACCGAACTGGACCTGCCGATCGTTCCCGTCGCCCTCGACGGACTTCAAAATGTCTGGGCTCGCAAATCATGGAAAATTCGCCCGGCGAAGGTCAAGATACGAATTGGCGAACCGTTCTACGCAAAGGACATTTTGGGCGATCAGCTGGTCTCGGGCGATGAGAAGGCATACGAACTGGTTACCGCTCATCTGAAAAGCACGATCGCCGGAATGATCGCAGATCTCAGGAAATAG
- a CDS encoding DUF937 domain-containing protein: MFSLQDLLGQEQGEAAIGEISQTVGADSSLVNSAIQMALPAILSGLANNAATPEGAQSLDSALTNDHDGSVLGNLGGLGSLIFGQLQTPEPTPPQLNAGGILNHILGNNQAPVVEEVSTKTGLQMGQVAQILLMLAPIVMGYLGKEKRQQGVGADGLGGLLGGLLGGGQQAAPQSSGNAMMDLASSMLDRNRDGSAMDDIASMALSYITKR; encoded by the coding sequence ATGTTTTCATTACAGGACCTTTTAGGACAGGAACAGGGCGAAGCGGCAATTGGCGAGATATCGCAGACCGTCGGAGCTGATTCGTCGTTGGTTAATTCAGCTATACAGATGGCGCTACCAGCGATATTGAGCGGGTTGGCTAACAATGCAGCGACGCCTGAAGGAGCGCAGAGCTTGGACTCAGCTTTGACGAATGATCACGACGGCAGCGTTCTAGGGAATCTGGGCGGATTGGGCAGCCTAATTTTCGGACAGCTCCAAACTCCCGAACCGACGCCTCCTCAGCTTAACGCAGGCGGAATACTGAACCACATTCTCGGCAATAATCAAGCACCGGTCGTTGAAGAGGTAAGTACTAAAACCGGGCTGCAAATGGGCCAGGTCGCACAGATACTGTTGATGCTCGCACCGATCGTAATGGGTTATTTAGGAAAGGAAAAACGTCAACAAGGCGTCGGTGCAGATGGGCTGGGCGGCCTTCTCGGCGGATTGCTCGGCGGCGGACAGCAGGCCGCACCGCAGTCATCCGGCAACGCGATGATGGACCTTGCATCATCTATGCTCGACCGCAACCGTGACGGTTCCGCGATGGATGACATCGCGTCAATGGCGTTGAGTTACATCACCAAGCGTTGA